Proteins encoded together in one Saccopteryx leptura isolate mSacLep1 chromosome 7, mSacLep1_pri_phased_curated, whole genome shotgun sequence window:
- the DAPL1 gene encoding death-associated protein-like 1 isoform X2, producing the protein MANEVQVLPFPLKGGHPPAVKAGGMRISKKQEISILERHTKKTGLEKTSAIVNAAKIQDALNDTLEKLSHKFPAIVHMAHQKPRPALEKVTPMKRSYIIQQPRKC; encoded by the exons ATGGCAAATGAAGTGCAAGTCCTGCCCTTCCCGCTGAAAGGGGGGCACCCTCCCGCAG TAAAAGCTGGAGGAATGCGAATTTCCAAAAAACAAGAAATTAGCATCTTGGAGAGACACACCAAAAAAACAGGATTAGAGAAAACAAG TGCCATTGTAAATGCTGCCAAGATTCAGGACGCCCTGAACGACACGCTGGAGAAG CTCAGCCATAAATTTCCAGCAATAGTGCACATGGCACATCAGAAGCCCAGACCTGCTCTGGAGAAGGTCACTCCAATGAAAAGGAGCTACATTATTCAACAGCCTCGAAAATGTTAA
- the DAPL1 gene encoding death-associated protein-like 1 isoform X3, translated as MANEVQVLPFPLKGGHPPAVKAGGMRISKKQEISILERHTKKTGLEKTSAIVNAAKIQDALNDTLEKTLRSQLPKMKFLLEGVDI; from the exons ATGGCAAATGAAGTGCAAGTCCTGCCCTTCCCGCTGAAAGGGGGGCACCCTCCCGCAG TAAAAGCTGGAGGAATGCGAATTTCCAAAAAACAAGAAATTAGCATCTTGGAGAGACACACCAAAAAAACAGGATTAGAGAAAACAAG TGCCATTGTAAATGCTGCCAAGATTCAGGACGCCCTGAACGACACGCTGGAGAAG ACTCTGAGGTCACAGCTACCCAAGATGAAG TTCCTGCTTGAGGGGGTGGATATCTGA
- the DAPL1 gene encoding death-associated protein-like 1 isoform X1: protein MANEVQVLPFPLKGGHPPAVKAGGMRISKKQEISILERHTKKTGLEKTSAIVNAAKIQDALNDTLEKTLRSQLPKMKLSHKFPAIVHMAHQKPRPALEKVTPMKRSYIIQQPRKC from the exons ATGGCAAATGAAGTGCAAGTCCTGCCCTTCCCGCTGAAAGGGGGGCACCCTCCCGCAG TAAAAGCTGGAGGAATGCGAATTTCCAAAAAACAAGAAATTAGCATCTTGGAGAGACACACCAAAAAAACAGGATTAGAGAAAACAAG TGCCATTGTAAATGCTGCCAAGATTCAGGACGCCCTGAACGACACGCTGGAGAAG ACTCTGAGGTCACAGCTACCCAAGATGAAG CTCAGCCATAAATTTCCAGCAATAGTGCACATGGCACATCAGAAGCCCAGACCTGCTCTGGAGAAGGTCACTCCAATGAAAAGGAGCTACATTATTCAACAGCCTCGAAAATGTTAA